One segment of Candidatus Melainabacteria bacterium DNA contains the following:
- a CDS encoding alpha/beta hydrolase — MKLNTVLLALCSLLAMGTAVRAETTKVKRSYVTIPVLYVTDRAPTKKGYGPQRKNEDLTTIDELRFGWLDYVLKTDKSVSEDEKQLGWVESPRSPDKVLNMRTQRQTASLDDFGKYIIEAAKKSGTKEVFVLVHGFNTPFANAAQSAALLEHAVRRPVILYSWPSKGRLGQYGVDLGNNEWSQEHFDSMLDELAHVREKSGISFNLIAHSMGNRIAVHSAPVLKGRHIFQQMYLVDPDFDAETFVHYLYRYARKKDEHSEVATRAEVVKSSRPEVAAQAKVDGVDSEGGATKLEDSGSAGATTRIEGSGSAGATTKIEGSGSAGADVPDSVGAVDKTNSLPQPKVRILFSHKDKALPLSELIFGGYTRLGQAADSLLSSVSAPLSLPGILGDALNSVVPKDETKAGTTDGASNNATEASKGKQPQWMLKFEWIDFTALDHGLIGHTIPYNLIANLWSTDTPGDGLKLVASQNGSPNKLSSIFSHLFGEKDHISSKIVTAQRVVPVSKEDSHE, encoded by the coding sequence ATGAAATTAAACACAGTATTGCTCGCTCTGTGCTCCCTTTTGGCGATGGGGACGGCGGTTCGCGCTGAAACGACTAAAGTCAAGAGGTCGTACGTAACTATTCCAGTTCTGTATGTCACGGACCGCGCCCCGACCAAGAAGGGCTATGGGCCCCAGCGGAAAAATGAAGATCTGACCACAATCGATGAATTGCGGTTCGGTTGGCTCGACTACGTACTTAAAACTGATAAATCCGTCAGTGAAGATGAGAAGCAACTCGGGTGGGTTGAATCGCCGCGATCACCGGACAAAGTTTTGAATATGAGAACTCAGCGACAAACAGCTAGTCTTGATGACTTTGGAAAATACATCATTGAAGCGGCAAAGAAATCGGGCACCAAAGAAGTTTTTGTTCTGGTGCACGGATTCAACACTCCATTTGCTAATGCTGCCCAATCCGCGGCTCTGCTGGAGCACGCGGTTCGACGCCCGGTAATTCTCTACAGCTGGCCCTCGAAGGGACGGCTCGGCCAGTATGGGGTAGACCTCGGCAACAATGAGTGGAGCCAGGAGCATTTTGACAGCATGCTGGATGAGCTGGCGCATGTGAGGGAGAAATCCGGAATCAGCTTCAACCTGATCGCACACAGTATGGGTAATCGAATTGCTGTCCATTCTGCGCCCGTGTTGAAGGGACGACATATTTTTCAGCAGATGTATCTAGTCGATCCTGATTTCGACGCAGAAACTTTTGTTCATTATCTGTACCGCTATGCACGAAAGAAAGACGAGCACAGCGAAGTTGCAACCAGGGCGGAGGTCGTTAAATCTTCCAGACCTGAGGTAGCTGCTCAGGCGAAGGTCGATGGTGTAGATTCTGAAGGCGGAGCGACCAAACTCGAGGACAGTGGATCGGCCGGTGCTACTACGAGGATCGAAGGCTCGGGCTCGGCCGGTGCTACTACGAAGATCGAAGGCTCGGGCTCGGCCGGTGCTGATGTTCCTGACTCGGTTGGTGCCGTAGATAAGACAAACTCTCTTCCGCAGCCTAAGGTTCGCATTTTGTTTTCGCACAAGGACAAGGCGCTGCCTCTTTCCGAGCTTATTTTTGGTGGTTACACTCGCCTCGGTCAGGCTGCTGACTCGCTGCTGTCTTCCGTTTCGGCACCTCTTTCATTGCCTGGCATACTTGGTGACGCTTTGAATTCTGTTGTGCCCAAAGACGAAACCAAAGCGGGAACTACAGATGGTGCTTCGAATAATGCAACGGAAGCTTCTAAGGGTAAGCAACCGCAGTGGATGTTGAAATTTGAATGGATCGATTTCACTGCCCTGGATCACGGTCTGATCGGGCACACGATCCCCTATAACCTGATTGCAAACCTGTGGTCTACGGATACGCCGGGAGACGGTCTTAAGCTTGTTGCGAGCCAGAATGGTTCACCCAACAAATTATCTTCGATTTTCTCTCACCTCTTCGGGGAGAAGGATCATATTTCCTCCAAGATAGTGACAGCTCAGAGAGTCGTTCCAGTATCGAAAGAAGATTCGCATGAATGA
- a CDS encoding 4Fe-4S dicluster domain-containing protein, protein MQQHVTDPELCIQCSACELACPIKAIKAIYGRYCIDAEVCNNCLKCIEECPTGAADCFIEVSEVFSQDQQAEWQKLPSEKPES, encoded by the coding sequence ATGCAGCAGCATGTAACTGATCCCGAGCTCTGCATACAATGTTCGGCTTGCGAATTAGCTTGCCCGATCAAAGCCATCAAGGCTATCTACGGTCGTTACTGCATAGACGCCGAGGTCTGCAATAATTGCCTCAAGTGCATCGAGGAGTGTCCGACCGGTGCTGCCGACTGCTTCATCGAGGTTTCTGAGGTATTCAGTCAGGACCAGCAGGCGGAATGGCAGAAGTTGCCCAGCGAAAAGCCGGAAAGCTAA